The nucleotide sequence GCCTTTTGCGAAGCCAGGCCCGGCAGGTCGAAGAAATGATTCATTATGGACCGGGCCGCATTGTTCAGCGGTGGATCAACGACGGTGTCTGGTACACGTTTCTCGGAGCTTGTACCGGCTGAGCCTTTTTCAAGGGGTGTTCATGTATATCAAATGCTGGGGATCCCGCGGATCCATTCCGGTTTCAGGCCGGGAGTTTCAAAAATACGGAGGAGACACCACCTGCATTGAAATCCGTACCCGAAGCGATGACCTGATTATCGTGGATGCCGGAACCGGCATCCGCAGGCTTGGCAACCAGTTGATCGGGGAAAACCGGCAGGTATACCACTTTATTTTCACTCATTCCCATTGGGATCACCTGATGGGGTTTCCCTTTTTCAAGCCGCTTTATGAGAAAACCGCCCGGATCATGATGCACCGATGCCCGTTTCCCGGCAAATACGTTGAAACCATTGTGACCAAGCTTATGCGGCCCCCGCTTTTTCCGGTACGCTATTCGGATCTGACCGCACAGGTGATTTACCGGGATGGCTGCCCGGATGCCTTTGAGATCGGCTCTGTGACCGTGACGCCCATTTCCCTGAGCCATCCCAACGGCGGGTGCGGGTACAAATTTGAGGAAGACGGAAAAACTTTTGTTTTTCTCACCGATAATGAACTGGGTTTCGTGCACCCCGGCGGATGCCGGCATGCCGATTATGTGCGCTTTTGTGAAGGCGTGGATTTGCTGATCCATGACGCGGAATTCAGCCCCGAAGAATACAGCAGAAGCATCGAATGGGGGCATTCCTCGTGCATGCATACCCTGCGCATGGCCATGGAGGCCCGGGTTAAATCTTTGGGCCTTTTTCATCTCAATCAGGACCGGACTGATGACCAGATGGATGAACTGGTGGCCGGATGCCGCCGGGAGCTTTCAGACAATGCTTCGCAAATCGATTGTTTCGGCGTCAGCCGGGACATGACTTTTGAATTATAGGCAGCAATGGGGGGGCATATGAGAGAAGAGATCGCCAAAGCCGCGGAGTATCTGCTTTCATCCAGGCATACAGTGGCGCTGACAGGTGCGGGGATTTCCGTGGAAAGCGGAATTCCGCCTTTTCGCGGGCCGGGCAGTTTGTGGGAAAAATTCGATCCCATGGAATATGCCCATATCAACGCATTTTTAAAGGATCCGGAAAAAATCTGGAAAACCCTGATTGCCGAAATGCGGGATGTGCTTATGAACGCCTCGCCCAATGCCGGGCATTTCGGCCTGGCGCGGCTCGAGGATTTGGGCCTGATGGGCACTGTGATAACCCAGAATATTGACGGACTGCACCAAAAGGCCGGCAGCACGGATGTGATCGAGTTTCACGGCAATTTCGCCTGGCTCAGCTGTCTGGAATGCGGCATCCGCAAGGAGATTACACAGGTAAACGCTGTCGACATCCCCCCCAGATGTGACTGCGGCGGGATTTTCCGGCCGGACTGCGTGTTTTTCGGGGAACTCATTCCCTCCCAGGCACTGGACCGCTCCCAGCAGGCCTCGGCCCGGTGCGACGTAATGCTCGTGGTGGGCACTTCAGCCACGGTCCAGCCGGCGGCCTACATGCCGGTCATCGCCCGGCAGCGGGGCGCTGTGATCATTGAAATCAATCCCGAACCCACGCCTTTGACCGGGACCACCAGCCAGGTCCTTGTCCAGGGCAAAGCCGGTGAGGTGATGGATGAACTGGTTTCCGCAGTGGAATCGCTGAAAAAATAAAACTCCAAACCCACAGGAATTCAATTTTTTTTATATGGCAACCGAAATAAACGGATGGGTGGTGGATGTGTACATGCCGCCGCCGTCCCTTGAAGATAACACCGCGGATGCCGATCGCCTGGAAAAGGTTCTGGCTGCAAAAATCGGGGCCGGGCGGGTGGCCATCAATCTGGAACTGAGCCGGAAACTGCCTGAAAAACTTCGGTCATGGCAGTATGCCTGCAAATGCGTGGTTTTTGGCGCAGCCGGCAGATGGCAGCTCATTGATGTGCTCAACCCGCATGAGCAGTTTGCTGCAGCCGGGCTGGCCGTGGATCTGGGCACCACCCGCGTAGTGCTCCGGATAGTGGATCTGCAGACCGGTGAAAATCTCGGCCAGAGCGCCTTTGACAACCCTCAGATCGAAATCGGCCCGGATATTCTTACCCGAATTCATTACGCGGATAAGCCCGAGGGGCTCGGCCGGCTGCACAGCCGGATCATAGACGGCATCAATGCCGCGGCCGCTGATCTTTGTCAAAGCGCCGGCATTGATCCAGGGCAGATTTTTTTAGCCGCTGTGTCCGGCAACACCAGCATGACTCACCTGTTTATGGGCCTGCCGGCCGGCGGGATCATCCGGGAACCCTATATTCCGGCGGTCAATGCGCCTGGCGTGATGCGGGCTTCCGAACTGGACTTAAAAGTCAATGACGCGGCAGCTGTGTTTGTTTTTCCCAACGTGGGGTCCTATTTCGGCGGCGACCTGTTATCCGGCGCCTATTATGCAGGATTTCATGAAAATGAGCAGGTGGCCATGCTCGTGGATGTGGGCACAAATGCCGAAGTGCTTCTGGGAAACCGCGACTGGCTGGTGGTGTGTGCCGGTGCGGCCGGCCCGGCCCTGGAAGGGGGCGTGTCTGAAATCGGTATGACCGCAGGTCCGGGGGTCATTGACAGCGTCCGCATAGACCCGGAAACCCGGGAGTTTGAAATTCATACCATTGACGAAAAGCCGCCCAGGGGAATCTGCGGCTCGGGCATGATCGACCTGGCCGCCCAGTTGTTTGTTTCCGGGATGCTCGATATCCGGGGTCGCCTGGTGCCGGAGGCCTGCGGCAGCCGCCTTAAGGAACAAGATGATATGCGGCACCTGGTGGTGGCGTTTGCAGACCAGTCTGCCACCGGCGGGGATTTGACCATCAGTCAGGCTGACATTGACAGCCTGATCCGGTCAAAGGCGGCCATGTATACCATCCTGGAAACCATCATTGGCTACGTGGGCATTTCCTTCCAAGACATTGAGGCCTTTTATGTGGCCGGCACTTTTGGTTCCTTTATTCGTCCCCGCTCGGCCATTTCCATCGGCATGATTCCGGACCTGCCCGAGTCCACTTATTGTTCCCTGGGCAACAGTTCACTGGAAGGCGCTGCGCGTCTGCTCCAGTCCCGCAATGCCGTGGCCGCCGTTGAATCGATCAAAGAACGGATGACCTACCTGGAGTTAAATGTCAACCAGGACTTCATGAACCGGTTTTCCGCAGCCAAGTTTCTGCCCCACACGGATGCCGGCCGTTTTCCCTCGGTTCACCGGCCGGGATAAATCCCGGCCGGCGCTCCGGGGACTATTTCTTGTCGTGTTCCCGCTGGGAGTTGTTTTTTCTGGAGCGGGATTTGCCGAAGGTGCCACGCCAGATTTTTCCCTTTTTGGATTTTTGGTCTCCTTTGCCCATCTTCTTGTTCTCCTTTCTATGTGTTTATAATTATTGAAACTTTCTATCCCAGTACAGACAGGGATGAAATTCATACCAGGCCAGTCCCTGCAGGGTCGAGCCCCGGGTGCATGGATTCATGATACCGGCCGTTACGCAATTGTCAACAATATCATGGATGTCTGTTTCAATTCCCGCGCCCTGGGCCACAGCCGTCATGAGGCCGCCTTCGGCCATGCAGGATTTGGTGTGGGGCCGGATCTGCTTGAGAAAAATCACGGAATGGTCAATGAATCGGGCCG is from Desulfosalsimonas propionicica and encodes:
- a CDS encoding MBL fold metallo-hydrolase, with translation MYIKCWGSRGSIPVSGREFQKYGGDTTCIEIRTRSDDLIIVDAGTGIRRLGNQLIGENRQVYHFIFTHSHWDHLMGFPFFKPLYEKTARIMMHRCPFPGKYVETIVTKLMRPPLFPVRYSDLTAQVIYRDGCPDAFEIGSVTVTPISLSHPNGGCGYKFEEDGKTFVFLTDNELGFVHPGGCRHADYVRFCEGVDLLIHDAEFSPEEYSRSIEWGHSSCMHTLRMAMEARVKSLGLFHLNQDRTDDQMDELVAGCRRELSDNASQIDCFGVSRDMTFEL
- a CDS encoding SIR2 family NAD-dependent protein deacylase, whose protein sequence is MREEIAKAAEYLLSSRHTVALTGAGISVESGIPPFRGPGSLWEKFDPMEYAHINAFLKDPEKIWKTLIAEMRDVLMNASPNAGHFGLARLEDLGLMGTVITQNIDGLHQKAGSTDVIEFHGNFAWLSCLECGIRKEITQVNAVDIPPRCDCGGIFRPDCVFFGELIPSQALDRSQQASARCDVMLVVGTSATVQPAAYMPVIARQRGAVIIEINPEPTPLTGTTSQVLVQGKAGEVMDELVSAVESLKK
- a CDS encoding ASKHA domain-containing protein, producing the protein MATEINGWVVDVYMPPPSLEDNTADADRLEKVLAAKIGAGRVAINLELSRKLPEKLRSWQYACKCVVFGAAGRWQLIDVLNPHEQFAAAGLAVDLGTTRVVLRIVDLQTGENLGQSAFDNPQIEIGPDILTRIHYADKPEGLGRLHSRIIDGINAAAADLCQSAGIDPGQIFLAAVSGNTSMTHLFMGLPAGGIIREPYIPAVNAPGVMRASELDLKVNDAAAVFVFPNVGSYFGGDLLSGAYYAGFHENEQVAMLVDVGTNAEVLLGNRDWLVVCAGAAGPALEGGVSEIGMTAGPGVIDSVRIDPETREFEIHTIDEKPPRGICGSGMIDLAAQLFVSGMLDIRGRLVPEACGSRLKEQDDMRHLVVAFADQSATGGDLTISQADIDSLIRSKAAMYTILETIIGYVGISFQDIEAFYVAGTFGSFIRPRSAISIGMIPDLPESTYCSLGNSSLEGAARLLQSRNAVAAVESIKERMTYLELNVNQDFMNRFSAAKFLPHTDAGRFPSVHRPG
- a CDS encoding 30S ribosomal protein THX, encoding MGKGDQKSKKGKIWRGTFGKSRSRKNNSQREHDKK